Proteins from a single region of Tautonia marina:
- the dnaX gene encoding DNA polymerase III subunit gamma/tau, whose translation MARTKPSAPDPSTDSPSVETLSVAPRREGEAYTVVARRYRPQRFEDVVGQDHVVRALRNAIRMDRVAQAYLFSGTRGVGKTSMARIFAKALNCERGGPTETPCNECDTCRAIALGQDVDVIEIDGASNNGVEAVRELRQNAGLRPSRSRFKIYYIDEVHMLSTSAFNALLKTLEEPPSHVKFVFATTEPNKIPITVLSRCQRFDFAGIGPEQIVDQLASICEREGIKADREALHVVARRAAGSMRDAQSLLEQLLSSGAEHLTADRVHELLGIAGDDRVLNLLDALADRSPGRALEILDQAVNDGVQPTDVLNASIEFLRDVMVVAAGAEVAPLAALPGQREQLDGLAGRWTLDSVIAAQQILAETRGRLRGSPFPRLLVELAFCRVARLENLTELSEVIARLSGQEAGAPPPGPDGAVKKKSVEPLSKAAQRSSGSSASEAKTAAEPAAPAPRPTPVSEPSTHLGNGNGKHRGHAEEVVERPLPPAPEGRHEPERSPSVTATQSGDGSLLERARSAWQSLVDRTEELKLPAQFKRLEPSDVSESGLVVVAVPPAYNYLADRCNAPELRSKIEGHLAEALGRGVSVQFHREASTAPEPSVIEPGSSAHQAVLEDDLAQQLVARFEAQLRRVEVEPERRAGSETDSEPDSEAGAEADD comes from the coding sequence GTGGCACGGACCAAACCCAGCGCCCCGGACCCTTCGACCGACTCTCCGAGCGTGGAGACGCTCTCCGTCGCCCCAAGGCGGGAGGGAGAGGCGTACACGGTCGTGGCTCGCCGCTACCGACCGCAACGGTTCGAGGATGTGGTCGGGCAAGATCACGTGGTTCGGGCCTTGCGCAACGCGATCCGGATGGATCGGGTGGCCCAGGCGTATCTGTTTAGCGGCACCCGAGGGGTCGGCAAGACCTCGATGGCCCGGATCTTCGCCAAGGCGCTCAACTGCGAGCGGGGCGGGCCGACGGAAACCCCGTGCAATGAATGCGACACCTGCCGGGCGATCGCCCTGGGGCAGGATGTGGACGTGATCGAGATCGACGGGGCGAGCAACAACGGCGTCGAGGCCGTGCGCGAGCTTCGCCAGAACGCCGGATTGCGGCCGAGCCGATCGCGGTTCAAGATTTACTATATTGACGAAGTGCATATGCTTTCGACCAGCGCCTTCAACGCCCTGTTGAAGACCTTGGAGGAGCCGCCGAGCCACGTCAAGTTCGTCTTCGCCACGACCGAGCCGAACAAGATTCCGATTACCGTCTTGTCGCGCTGCCAGCGGTTCGACTTTGCCGGGATCGGACCGGAACAGATCGTCGATCAACTGGCGAGCATCTGTGAGCGCGAGGGGATCAAGGCCGATCGGGAGGCGTTGCACGTCGTCGCCCGTCGCGCGGCCGGTTCGATGCGGGATGCGCAGTCGTTGCTCGAACAGTTGCTCTCATCGGGGGCCGAGCATCTGACGGCCGACCGGGTGCATGAGCTGCTCGGGATTGCCGGGGATGACCGGGTCTTGAATCTGCTCGACGCGCTGGCGGATCGATCGCCGGGCCGGGCACTGGAGATTCTTGATCAGGCGGTCAACGACGGCGTGCAGCCGACCGACGTCTTGAATGCGTCGATCGAGTTTTTACGAGACGTGATGGTCGTCGCCGCTGGAGCCGAAGTCGCCCCCCTGGCAGCCTTGCCGGGTCAGCGGGAGCAACTGGACGGGCTGGCCGGGCGCTGGACGCTCGACTCGGTGATCGCCGCGCAACAGATCCTGGCCGAAACCCGAGGCAGGCTGAGGGGCAGTCCGTTCCCGAGGCTGCTGGTCGAGCTGGCCTTCTGCCGGGTCGCTCGCCTGGAGAACCTGACGGAGTTGAGCGAGGTGATCGCCCGGCTCTCGGGGCAGGAAGCCGGGGCGCCCCCTCCCGGGCCGGATGGTGCTGTAAAAAAAAAGTCCGTTGAGCCGCTAAGCAAGGCGGCTCAACGGTCGTCGGGATCGTCAGCATCGGAGGCGAAGACCGCGGCCGAGCCTGCGGCACCGGCCCCGAGGCCAACTCCGGTGAGTGAGCCCTCCACGCACCTCGGCAATGGGAACGGCAAGCATCGGGGACACGCCGAGGAGGTGGTCGAACGGCCTCTCCCCCCTGCCCCAGAGGGCCGGCACGAGCCGGAGCGATCGCCGTCTGTAACCGCAACCCAAAGCGGGGACGGGTCGTTGCTGGAGCGTGCCCGATCGGCCTGGCAATCGCTCGTCGATCGGACCGAGGAATTGAAGCTGCCGGCGCAGTTCAAACGACTGGAACCGTCGGATGTCTCGGAATCGGGACTGGTGGTCGTGGCCGTGCCACCGGCCTACAACTATCTGGCCGATCGCTGCAATGCTCCCGAGCTGCGGTCGAAGATCGAGGGGCATCTGGCCGAAGCACTGGGCCGGGGCGTCTCGGTCCAGTTCCATCGGGAAGCGTCGACCGCTCCCGAGCCGAGCGTCATCGAGCCCGGCTCGTCGGCGCATCAGGCCGTGCTGGAGGATGATCTGGCCCAGCAGCTTGTCGCCCGGTTCGAGGCCCAGTTGCGGCGGGTCGAGGTGGAACCGGAACGCCGAGCCGGGTCCGAGACCGACTCCGAACCTGACTCGGAGGCCGGAGCCGAGGCCGACGACTGA
- a CDS encoding YbaB/EbfC family nucleoid-associated protein, producing MFGNLGNLADLMRNAGKIREQMEQAAEQLGSVQVEGSAGGGVVKATVNGRMELISVRIDPKLTTDGDVELLEDLVTSAVNQAMNRAREEAAKTMTGGMGLNMPGLDSLFPGGGRP from the coding sequence ATGTTCGGGAACCTTGGCAATCTTGCCGACCTGATGCGCAACGCCGGAAAGATCCGGGAACAGATGGAACAGGCCGCCGAGCAGCTCGGCTCGGTTCAGGTGGAAGGCTCGGCCGGCGGGGGAGTCGTCAAGGCGACCGTCAATGGTCGGATGGAACTGATTTCGGTGCGGATCGATCCGAAACTGACCACCGACGGTGATGTCGAGCTGCTGGAAGACCTGGTGACCAGCGCAGTCAACCAGGCCATGAATCGGGCTCGGGAGGAAGCGGCGAAAACGATGACCGGCGGCATGGGCCTGAACATGCCGGGGCTCGACTCGCTGTTTCCCGGAGGAGGCCGACCGTGA
- the recR gene encoding recombination mediator RecR produces the protein MSARGFGDPVPVDPSASGTVDRLVRALGRLPGIGAKSAERLAHHLIRCPLEDAIALAEAIRAARDQIHHCALCGHLTESGQDRCSICRDPRRDEGLVCVVEQSRDLMALEKAGTYNGRYHVLHGRLAPLQGVFEDQLNLAGLEQRVRAGGIREVILATNPTLEGDATARLVADRLGPFDVPITRLARGLASGGSLEFANKEMLADALQGRQQY, from the coding sequence GTGAGCGCCCGCGGTTTCGGCGACCCGGTTCCGGTTGATCCGAGCGCCTCGGGAACGGTCGATCGCCTGGTCCGAGCGCTCGGCCGGTTGCCTGGGATCGGAGCCAAGAGCGCCGAGCGGCTGGCCCACCACCTGATCCGATGCCCGCTTGAGGATGCCATCGCCCTGGCCGAGGCGATCCGGGCGGCGCGCGATCAGATTCATCACTGCGCGCTTTGCGGGCATCTGACCGAGTCAGGACAGGACCGCTGCTCCATCTGCCGAGACCCGAGGCGTGATGAGGGCCTGGTCTGCGTGGTCGAACAGTCGCGCGATTTGATGGCGCTGGAGAAGGCCGGAACCTACAACGGGCGCTACCACGTTTTGCACGGCCGGCTGGCCCCGTTGCAAGGGGTCTTCGAAGATCAGTTGAATCTGGCCGGCCTGGAACAGCGGGTCCGAGCGGGGGGAATTCGGGAGGTGATTCTGGCCACGAACCCGACGCTCGAGGGCGACGCGACCGCGCGGCTAGTGGCCGATCGGCTCGGGCCGTTCGACGTGCCCATCACCCGACTGGCCCGAGGGCTCGCCTCGGGCGGCTCGCTGGAGTTCGCCAACAAGGAGATGCTGGCCGACGCCCTGCAGGGCCGTCAGCAGTATTGA
- the rpoN gene encoding RNA polymerase factor sigma-54: MRLDTSQQMRTDMRMRMAPRMIQSMEILQLPWLALQERIDQELIENPILEDLRESVAPEGQVEEPSTDDDAKVDETEIYDDWDNWDTSGEQHRPSRAALIEESDRKHDAMQNMASRPPSLHDSLTEQLSFPDLDPKVRGLAEYIISNLDENGYFTGMDIPDLVRDAGGAVTFEQAEQALALVQKLDPPGIGARNLRECLLLQLTPETPHVEVLRLLVSNHLDDIQQNRLPVIEKKTGLSLAEIKEGLEQLRRLDPKPGARFNPGSAQYVVPDLIVEPDEHGDYQVRLVDEHAPQLTISRRYQRMLKDRGGDPEARAFIQKKIQSARWLIESIEQRRSTLLKVAKAIIAHQRDFLDKGPEAIQPLKMQQIADQVGVHVTTVSRAVDDKWVQTPRGIFALKRFFGGGTVSADGEEIAWDTIKQKLTEIIAKEDKSKPLSDEEIVDELGRQGLTVARRTVTKYRKAMRIPSSRHRKEF, translated from the coding sequence ATGCGGCTCGATACCTCTCAACAAATGCGGACCGACATGCGAATGCGCATGGCGCCCCGCATGATTCAATCCATGGAAATTCTGCAACTGCCGTGGCTTGCGCTGCAGGAGCGGATTGACCAGGAATTGATCGAGAATCCGATCCTCGAAGACCTTCGGGAGTCGGTCGCTCCGGAAGGTCAGGTCGAGGAACCCTCGACGGACGACGACGCGAAGGTTGACGAGACGGAAATTTACGACGACTGGGACAACTGGGACACGTCGGGCGAACAGCACCGTCCGAGCCGGGCGGCGCTGATCGAGGAATCGGATCGCAAGCACGACGCGATGCAGAACATGGCGTCGCGTCCCCCGTCGTTGCACGACTCGCTGACGGAGCAACTGTCGTTTCCGGATCTCGACCCGAAGGTTCGGGGGCTGGCCGAGTACATCATTTCGAACCTGGACGAGAACGGGTACTTCACCGGGATGGATATTCCCGACCTGGTGCGAGACGCCGGCGGCGCGGTCACGTTCGAGCAGGCCGAGCAGGCGCTGGCCCTGGTGCAAAAGCTGGATCCGCCGGGGATCGGCGCGCGGAATCTGCGCGAGTGCCTCTTGTTGCAACTGACGCCGGAGACACCGCACGTCGAGGTCCTTCGCCTGCTGGTGAGCAACCACCTGGACGACATCCAGCAGAATCGCTTGCCGGTGATCGAGAAGAAGACGGGGTTGTCGCTGGCCGAGATCAAGGAAGGGCTGGAACAGCTTCGGCGGCTCGATCCGAAGCCCGGAGCGCGGTTCAATCCGGGATCGGCGCAGTATGTGGTGCCCGACCTGATTGTCGAGCCCGACGAGCACGGGGACTATCAGGTCCGGCTGGTCGATGAACACGCGCCGCAGTTGACCATCTCGCGGCGGTATCAGCGGATGCTGAAGGATCGCGGGGGAGACCCGGAGGCTCGGGCCTTTATTCAGAAGAAGATTCAGTCGGCCCGCTGGCTGATCGAGTCGATCGAGCAACGGCGCAGCACGTTGTTGAAGGTGGCCAAGGCGATCATCGCCCATCAGCGCGACTTTCTCGACAAGGGGCCCGAGGCGATCCAGCCGTTGAAGATGCAGCAGATCGCCGATCAGGTGGGCGTGCACGTGACGACCGTGAGCCGGGCCGTCGATGACAAGTGGGTTCAGACCCCCCGGGGGATCTTCGCCCTGAAACGATTCTTTGGCGGCGGCACAGTGAGCGCCGACGGGGAGGAAATCGCCTGGGACACGATCAAGCAAAAGTTGACCGAGATCATCGCCAAGGAAGACAAGAGCAAGCCCCTCTCCGATGAAGAAATCGTCGACGAACTGGGCCGGCAAGGGCTGACCGTCGCTCGGCGAACCGTGACGAAATACCGCAAGGCCATGCGGATTCCGTCGAGCCGGCATCGGAAAGAATTCTGA